The following proteins are co-located in the Echinicola sp. 20G genome:
- a CDS encoding SLBB domain-containing protein — protein MSINIKSFYLTIILLLSAISLQAQSLSDIRNVKVDELSDKQIKTLVLKAEEQGISKSQIPALAQERGMSAMEASKLATRINQLSSATPEVDQESDIDTGVQREVYAPVSGGMNVEDSAGLDETEKKIFGYGLFHNKKLNFSPSLNIPTPQSYVIGTGDQLLIDVYGNSQQSYDLTVNPEGRIYIPNVGPIQVGGASIAATTARIKEQLSRIYADLNSSNPNTFIQIRLGNIRSIQVSMAGELSNPGTYTLPSFASVFNALYAAGGPNKEGSFRSIKVFRDSRQVAEVDVYEFLVKGNQQQNIRLQDNDMIIVPAVQTRAEVQGPVRRPGLFEILPQEDIQDLIRYAGGFKSEAYTQRIGVRRLSDDARKVADVSQEQFESFKVQDGDVFLVGEKLNRFENRVQVSGAVYHPGEFALYDGMTVKDLIQKADGLRGEAFLNRATLYRTQEDMTLEIVPVDVQGVVNGTVTDIPLQREDVLHIPSKYDLKEEFYVKISGEINRPGAFAFAENMTVEDLVLKAGGFKESASDAYIEVARRVKDRTDGQIAEIFTLDIDQNLEINGEDKEVVLQPFDHVIIRRSPGFQREQMVRIEGEVNYPGQYTIATATERISDLLKRAGGLNQFAYAKGATLIRRTEFYTPKSDNEVKSQELREVKNNLIKEDGKNTEAENNILSRIDEKIGEKGGDLANQKGLASGEFKINRVKDVAASDSSRVAEVEFRTQELIGIDLDYIMEHPESDQDLILMEGDVLSIPKELQTVRMRGEVLFPTSARYENGKGFKNYISRAGGFTDQARKGKAYVVYANGDVQRTKKFLFFKNYPGIEPGAEIIIPQKPERQPMSATNWIGLASSLATLGILIDRLAQ, from the coding sequence ATGTCCATAAATATCAAATCTTTTTACTTAACAATAATTCTATTACTATCTGCGATTTCGCTCCAGGCCCAATCCCTCTCCGATATCCGAAATGTGAAGGTGGATGAACTGTCTGATAAACAGATCAAGACGCTGGTTTTGAAAGCAGAAGAACAAGGTATCTCCAAATCTCAAATTCCGGCCTTGGCCCAAGAGCGAGGCATGTCGGCCATGGAAGCCAGTAAATTGGCCACGCGGATCAATCAGTTAAGTTCGGCTACCCCTGAAGTGGATCAGGAATCAGATATAGACACAGGGGTTCAACGAGAAGTCTATGCGCCAGTTAGCGGAGGAATGAATGTGGAAGATAGTGCAGGATTGGATGAAACAGAAAAGAAAATCTTCGGATATGGTTTGTTCCATAATAAAAAGCTTAATTTTTCTCCAAGTTTAAATATCCCTACGCCCCAGTCCTATGTGATTGGTACTGGGGATCAATTGTTGATTGATGTGTATGGAAATTCCCAACAGTCTTATGATTTAACAGTGAATCCAGAGGGAAGAATTTATATCCCTAATGTAGGCCCTATTCAAGTGGGAGGCGCCAGCATTGCAGCGACTACGGCCCGCATCAAGGAACAATTGAGCAGAATTTATGCTGATCTAAATAGTAGTAACCCCAATACCTTTATACAAATTCGACTGGGGAATATCCGTTCCATCCAAGTATCCATGGCGGGTGAACTAAGCAATCCAGGTACCTATACCTTACCCTCTTTTGCTTCCGTATTCAATGCCCTGTACGCGGCAGGAGGTCCCAATAAGGAAGGCTCTTTTAGGAGTATAAAAGTATTCCGCGATTCTCGTCAAGTAGCCGAAGTGGATGTCTATGAATTTTTAGTCAAAGGCAACCAGCAGCAAAATATCCGTTTGCAGGACAATGATATGATCATAGTGCCTGCGGTACAAACCCGTGCGGAAGTACAAGGCCCCGTAAGGAGACCAGGTCTTTTTGAAATATTGCCCCAAGAAGATATCCAAGATTTGATCCGCTATGCGGGTGGATTTAAGAGTGAAGCGTATACCCAACGCATTGGTGTGAGAAGATTATCCGATGATGCCCGTAAGGTGGCTGATGTATCCCAAGAACAGTTCGAAAGCTTTAAGGTACAGGACGGGGATGTGTTTTTGGTGGGGGAAAAGCTCAATCGTTTTGAAAACAGAGTGCAGGTTTCTGGTGCTGTTTATCACCCAGGGGAGTTTGCCTTGTATGATGGGATGACCGTAAAGGACCTGATCCAGAAAGCAGACGGATTAAGGGGAGAAGCATTCTTAAATCGAGCTACTTTATACCGCACTCAAGAAGATATGACTTTGGAAATCGTGCCCGTAGATGTGCAGGGGGTAGTTAATGGAACGGTTACCGATATCCCACTACAAAGGGAAGATGTCTTGCATATCCCCAGCAAATATGATTTAAAGGAAGAATTCTATGTCAAAATTTCCGGGGAAATAAACCGTCCTGGGGCTTTTGCCTTTGCAGAGAATATGACGGTAGAGGATTTGGTGCTCAAAGCAGGAGGTTTTAAGGAATCCGCTTCTGATGCCTATATAGAAGTAGCCAGAAGGGTAAAAGATCGTACAGATGGCCAGATAGCAGAGATTTTTACACTTGATATTGATCAGAACCTGGAAATCAATGGCGAAGACAAGGAAGTTGTTTTGCAACCCTTTGACCATGTCATCATTCGAAGAAGCCCTGGCTTCCAGAGAGAGCAAATGGTAAGGATAGAGGGTGAAGTGAATTATCCAGGGCAATACACCATTGCTACGGCTACTGAGAGGATTTCTGATCTCCTAAAAAGAGCAGGAGGATTGAATCAATTTGCCTATGCCAAAGGCGCTACTTTGATTCGCAGAACAGAGTTTTATACACCTAAAAGTGATAATGAAGTCAAGTCCCAAGAGTTAAGGGAAGTGAAGAACAACCTGATCAAGGAGGATGGTAAAAACACAGAAGCAGAGAATAATATCCTATCTAGAATCGATGAAAAAATTGGTGAGAAGGGAGGAGATTTGGCCAACCAAAAAGGCTTGGCTTCTGGAGAATTTAAAATCAATCGGGTCAAGGATGTGGCAGCCTCAGATAGTTCTAGGGTAGCAGAAGTTGAATTTAGAACCCAGGAACTGATAGGAATTGACCTGGATTATATCATGGAGCATCCCGAGTCGGATCAAGACCTGATTTTAATGGAGGGAGATGTATTGAGTATTCCTAAAGAATTGCAAACCGTTCGTATGAGAGGTGAAGTTCTTTTCCCAACTTCAGCTCGCTATGAAAATGGGAAGGGCTTCAAAAATTATATTTCCCGTGCAGGAGGATTCACCGATCAAGCACGTAAAGGAAAAGCTTATGTTGTCTATGCCAATGGAGATGTGCAGCGTACCAAGAAGTTTTTATTTTTCAAAAATTATCCTGGCATTGAGCCTGGCGCAGAGATTATTATTCCCCAAAAACCAGAGCGTCAACCCATGTCCGCTACCAATTGGATAGGATTAGCCTCCAGCTTAGCGACTTTGGGTATACTGATCGATCGGTTAGCGCAGTAA